Within Anopheles nili chromosome 3, idAnoNiliSN_F5_01, whole genome shotgun sequence, the genomic segment CCGGGTGCGACCAGCTTCTGATCGACGGTGTGACCCGGCAGTGGCGCCACATGGACGGAACCGGCGTTGATGGCTTCGTACCTGGCAACTGGTCCTTTGTCATTGCCAGTTCCGTACTCCGTGCCGAAGGATGCGATGTCCTTCACCACGGGCAGCTTGTCACCGGTGAGGGTGGGCGTCGCAGGAGCTACAGCAACACCGGTAGAGGGCGCCACTGGTGGTGTCTGCAGCGTAGTACCGGGTGTGGCCACGTTTGTCGTCTGCGGTGTCTGTGGGTTGCCGTTGGAGTAGTGCAGCGAGGAATAGGACACAGCGGCCGCATCAGAGTGTGGGAGTCCGTGACGCACGAGCTGTACCTGTCCAGGAAGCTGGAgttgctgcggttgctgttggaGCTGCGGTCTCACTGGAACTGGCAGCTGATAGGGTAACTGTGCAGGATAGGGAACAGGAAGTGGAAGCTGAGCCGGGAAGGGAACCGGAACTGGTGGAAGTGAAGCACCCGGAACCAAGGGAAACTGT encodes:
- the LOC128723853 gene encoding helicase SRCAP-like → MKVLIATMSLLVALASAQQQLIDPYFNEGLVQYADWQPNLVNSYGLPQFLPAQQFPLVPGASLPPVPVPFPAQLPLPVPYPAQLPYQLPVPVRPQLQQQPQQLQLPGQVQLVRHGLPHSDAAAVSYSSLHYSNGNPQTPQTTNVATPGTTLQTPPVAPSTGVAVAPATPTLTGDKLPVVKDIASFGTEYGTGNDKGPVARYEAINAGSVHVAPLPGHTVDQKLVAPGTVDQKL